In the Alligator mississippiensis isolate rAllMis1 chromosome 7, rAllMis1, whole genome shotgun sequence genome, one interval contains:
- the LOC132251495 gene encoding olfactory receptor 11A1-like: MDNEIKDEVHPGVSTEWGNQTAVREFVLLGFGNIWEIQVLLFPVFLTIYILTMVGNILILVLIVVDHRLHTPMYFFLGNLSCLETCYTSSILPRMLASFVTGDETISFSGCFTQYFFFGLLSGSECCLLAAMSYDRYLAICKPLHYASLMNGRFCLQLAAMSWTSSFLAISITIVLMLNLTFCGPNEMDHFFCDFIPIVKLSCSDTFMLEVVAAVLLPLWTFPPFLLTITSYICIITTILTISSTTKRQKAFSTCSSHLTVVTIFYGTLFIVYMVPKKDTLRDLDKAFSFFYTVLTPLINPFIYSLRNKEVKEALTKVVAKFCVVKEIQTSPCSCFQCK; this comes from the exons ATGGACAATGAAATAAAAGATGAG GTGCACCCAGGAGTGAGCACAGAATGGGGAAACCAGACAGCAGTCAGGGAATTCGTCCTCCTGGGATTCGGGAACATCTGGGAAATACAAGTTCTTCTTTTCCCAGTGTTTCTAACAATCTACATTCTGACCATGGTTGGGAACATCCTCATCCTTGTCTTGATTGTAGTTGATCACCGTCTTCATactcccatgtactttttcctgggGAATTTATCCTGCTTGGAGACCTGCTACACTTCATCCATTCTGCCCAGGATGTTGGCAAGCTTTGTGACTGGAGATGAAACCATTTCATTCAGTGGATGCTTCACACAGTATTTTTTCTTTGGTTTATTGTCAGGTTCAGAATGCTGTCTCTTGGCAGCAATGTCTTATGACCGGTATTTGGCAATatgcaaaccactgcattatgcaTCCCTTATGAATGGACGATTCTGCTTACAGCTAGCAGCCATGTCCTGGACAAGTAGTTTTCTGGCTATTAGTATAACAATAGTTTTAATGCTAAACTTAACTTTTTGTGGCCCTAATGAAAtggaccatttcttttgtgattttATCCCAATCGTAAAACTCTCCTGCAGCGACACATTCATGCTGGAAGTTGTAGCTGCCGTTCTGCTTCCTTTATGGACTTTTCCACCATTTTTATTAACAATAACATCTTACATCTGTATCATCACAACCATCCTGACAATCAGCTCTACCACCAAGAGGCAAAAGGCTTtttccacctgctcctcccacctcacTGTAGTGACAATATTTTACGGGACCTTATTTATTGTGTATATGGTACCAAAAAAGGACACCCTGAGAGACTTGGATAAAGCCTTCTCTTTCTTCTACACTGTCCTCACTCCCCTAATTAACCCCTTCATATACAGCTTGAGAAACAAAGAGGTAAAAGAGGCCCTGACAAAAGTTGTTGCTAAATTCTGTGTTGTCAAAGAAATTCAGACTTCCCCATGTTCATGTTTTCAGTGCAAATGA
- the LOC132251496 gene encoding olfactory receptor 4N2-like — MEHGNSTEVTEFVLLGLSQTREVQLFLLGLFLLFYSLILPANVLIILTIHKDPRLGSPMYFFLANLAFLDICYCSVTPPRMLADFFSRRKAISYGACLAQLFFLHFLGGAEIFLLIGMAFDRYVAICKPLHYATMVNRGVCWALVVAAWAGGFMHSIIQVALIVPLPFCGPNKLDNFFCDITQLIKLACADTYILEFIMFFNSGLATFMCFLLLLISYGALLVRLRASSSHGKSKAASTCVTHIIIVFVMFGPAIYVYCRPFRSFPMDKVVAVFHTVVFPLVNPMIYTLRNREILSAMKRLLDRSGLWKGK, encoded by the coding sequence ATGGAGCATGGAAACAGCACAGAGGTGACAGAGTTTGTGTTGCTGGGACTGTCTCAGACCCGGGAGGTCCAGCTGTTCCTCCTTGGCTTGTTTCTTCTCTTCTACTCGCTGATCCTGCCAGCTAATGTCCTCATCATCCTCACCATCCACAAAGATCCCCGCCTGGGctcccccatgtatttcttcctggcCAACTTGGCCTTCCTAGATATTTGTTACTGCTCTGTCACTCCACCTAGAATGCTAGCTGACTTCTTCTCCCGCCGCAAAGCTATCTCCTACGGGGCCTGCCTAGCACAGCTGTTCTTTCTCCACTTCTTAGGAGGAGCTGAAATCTTCCTGCTCATTGGCATGGCCTTTGACAGGTACGTGGCCATCTGTAAGCCACTACACTATGCCACCATGGTAAACAGAGGGGTCTGCTGGGCCTTAGTGGTGGCCGCCTGGGCAGGGGGATTCATGCATTCCATTATCCAAGTCGCCCTCATTGTTCCTCTCCCCTTCTGTGGTCCCAACAAGCTAGACAACTTCTTCTGTGACATTACCCAGTTGATCAAGCTGGCCTGCGCTGACACCTACATCTTGGAATTCATCATGTTCTTCAACAGTGGCCTGGCCACCTTCATGTGCTTCCTCCTTCTGCTGATCTCCTACGGGGCCCTGCTGGTCCGGCTGAGGGCAAGCTCCTCCCATGGGAAGAGCAAAGCAGCCTCCACCTGTGTCACCCACATCATCATTGTCTTTGTCATGTTTGGCCCAGCCATCTATGTCTACTGCCGGCCCTTCCGTAGCTTCCCCATGGACAAGGTGGTGGCCGTCTTCCACACCGTGGTCTTCCCCCTCGTGAATCCCATGATCTACACGCTGAGGAATAGGGAGATCCTCAGTGCTATGAAGAGGCTGCTGGacagatctggcctctggaaaGGAAAATAG